ggtgggtgggtgggtgggaagggatgAAAGGGGGTTGGGAGCTGGAGGGGTCAGTGAGGGGCCCCAGTAACCCCCCTTtgtttctcccctttccctccgGAGGACGGGCCCTTTCCCTTCGTGAGCAGCTACCTCCTCCCTCTCGCTCACAGAGGTAGGCCAGAACATGCCTGCCCACTCTGGGCTCACCCTCATCTTTTGCTCCTTTAGAGtatctttttctctccccactccctctctgATTTCCCCTGACAGTGGGGGCAAGGCTGGGAGGCCCCAACAGGCCAGAGGGAGAGAGCCCTGAGGGTCCCACCAGGCTGGCCAACATGGGGCCCGTAGGGTGGGTGGAAGGCCAAATCGTGGGAACGGACTTGGCCTGAGGACACACAGCGCCTGGTTAGGAGGGGACAGgccaggctgggaaggagggCACAAGACATTAACCACTATTCCTTTCTATCTGTCCCTCCTCTTCAAGAATCCTGTTGCTTTGGGCAAGAGGTGGTTTTTGCTGGGGCATCAGCACAACTGTCAAAATGATATGGGCACTCGGGATGTTGGGACAGGGTGGTGTGTGTGTTCCTTGTCTCCGGGAGGGCTGGGCGGTGTAAGTTTGGgagtttgtgtgcatgtgtgtgtttgtgtgtgtgtgttgggggggccTGGACGGGTGGGGGAGGATTCATGCATGTGAGCCTCTGTGGGTACTAGGTTCACCTGAGGAGGGTCTTAGCGCTGCCTGGGGTtggtctggggctgggggagaattTGTGTGAGAGCCTGAGTTTGGGATCGTGAGGACACAGAGTCACGGGTAGAAGTCCAGCCAGAAGTCTGGCTGGGTGGAGCAGGGCACAGGCTGGGCCGGGCAGATGGGTCCCCCGGACGCCCCGCCCAGCGCCGCCTCCCTTCCCGCAGGCACCCACTACCTGCGGGGCGTGAACAACGCGCAGCAGCCGTGGCACAACGCCGAGGGCCGGCTGCGGTACGGGCTGCGGCCGGCTAACCCCACGGAGGAGGGCCTGGCCAGCCTGCACAGTGTCCTGTTCCGCAAGCAGCCGTTCCTGTGGCGCGCCGCGCTGCTCTACTACACCATCCACCGCGCCGCGCGCATGTCCTTCCGGCAGCTCTTCCAGGACCTGGCGCGCTACGTGCAGGACGCGGACGTGCGCTGGGAGTACTGCGTGCGCGCCAAGCGCGGCCAGACAGACACCTCGAAGCCGGGTGGGCGCCCGCGAGGGGATGCGCcctgggcagggcggggctgggggggggcTTCGCGGCGGCGGCCAGGGGCTTACAGCCCTCCCGTGCTCCCAGGCTGCTTCAGCAAGGACCAGGTGTACCTGGACGGCATCGTGCACATTCTGCGACACCGCCAGACCATCGATTTCCCGCTGCTGACCTCGCTGGGCAAGGTGAGAGGCTGCAGACCCTCCCAGGTCCCAGCCAGCTGTCCCCCTTGCCGCGGTGTTCCCTGGGCCTCTGATTGGTGCTACACTGAGGGCTGGGTGCCGGGTGCCAGGCCTCTCTGGGTGGGGGCAGTGCGGATGGAGGTGAGTCCAGGAGATGAAATGATGGCAGCCAAAAGCAGGTGTTTAAACCAGCCTGTAGGTGTGTGTAGATACTGCATCTCAAGGCACAATCCGGAAGGCCTGGGGAAGGACGCTGGAGAAATGGCCAATGCAGGTCCCTGGCACTGGCATTAGTGCCAGGCTGAGGAAAGTGGACCTCATTGGAAGCAATGGGGAGTGGGAGGAGCTTTAAGCAGAGTAGTGGCTCAGATGTTTGCTTTCAAAGGTTCCCTCTGGATGTTATGTGGGGGGTGGATTGGAGAGAGGCCTAGAGAAGGGGGTGCAGGGGCGAGGGGAGGAGGCCTTTCTAATCACTCCGGCAGAATTGATGGTGGCCTGGCCCACCCAGGCAGTGGCCATGCATTTGGAAAGGAAGGGACCGGGTGGAGAGTGCTTCAGACAGTGGAATCCTTTTAACTCAGTGACCACCCTGAGTGGAAGGGTGAGAGTCCAGGCCTCTTCTACCCAGAATCTGACCTGGGTGACTGTGAAGAGGGTGGGGCTGGTATAAGCTGGCATCCAGGAGGTTACTGTTGGATACTCAGGGGACAGTGTTAAGGGGCAGTTGGATAGGCATGTTTGGAGGTGAGGGAAGAGCTGGGCTGCAGAGTGGAGTGGGGGTATAGGGCACAGATGATAATAGAAGGTGTTGAAAGAGCAAAGACCTAGAACTGAGCCTAGAGGTAGGAAACATTGGGAGTGAatcaggaggagaaaggaaggagtcCCAGGAGCAAAGGGCAGTTTGCCACAAGTAGTGAGCTGGGACCAGCTACCTAAATGCCAGGGGACTCTGCCTGCCCCTGaggcccagctccctccctgcagGTGTCCTATGAGGATGTGGACCACTTGCGGCCCCATGGGGTGCTGGATAATACCCGGGTGCCCCACTTCATGCATGACTTGACACGCTACCGGCAGCAGCTGGAGCACATCATGGCCACCAACCGGCTGGATGAGGCGGAGCTGGGCCGCCTGCTGCCGGACTGATGTTGGTTGAGGGCTCCAGATCGGCCCCCAGAACATGAAGCTGTCTGCTCTGTGCTTCCATGGCCTGGGTGTTTCTTGGGGGCATTGGGAGGGCAGGAGCATTCCATGAGGAGGAACTGGCAACATCAGAGGGTTCCTGTCCCTTGCTAGCCTCCCTGGGGCCCAGCATGTTAGGCAAACCGAGTGGCCCTTCTGCCTCCAGCTCTCTGTTGAACAGAGGGGAGGCCTGCGGGCAGGAGGGGAGCTGAGCATCgatggggatggggggaggtTTGGGAGTAGAAGCTTGTTCTTGCATGGAATGGTTTGGGGTGTCCAGGTCCTCCAgtctttcccttcccccacctggcCCCTTGGTGCTCCTTCAGCATTCGTGCTGTCTACCTCTCACTGGGTCCTGGTGGGGGTTGGGATCCCTTCTCCTGGGGTGACTGCCTAAGCCTGGCTTCACACAGGCTCAAGGGGCTGGGGTCCTGGTCCGACTGGGGTGTTGGGCTGTGCTTTCCAGCATTTTGCCTCTCCCCCCAAGTATGGTCCTGTATTTATTCCCTATGTATGTGCTCTACTTCCTTGGGCTGGGAGGCAGCAGCTCCTGAAGGTTTGATGGAGAGGACAGGACACTCCTGGAAGGCACCGATTTTCCTAGCCCCACTCTcattttacacacatacacacacgtgcacacacacagtacAGGCCTTGTGAGTGAAGCCCAAGAGCTCACCTGGCCCTACCCTCATGCCCTCCACTGGCCTCTGCTGTTCTTTTCTTCATCCACAAGCTCACAGCTGGTCTCCGGCAGAGGCTGGCATAGCCTGGGAGCAGCCACAACCAAGCCCGAGGGGCAGGCCCCCACGGCCCAAGACCCTCCTGGTCCAGGAGAGGTGCAAGGGTGGTTGTTGCTTCCAGTTTCACTTCAGACTTAGCTGTGCCAGTGACCTGGTGCCATTCCTACCCTTGgccttagttttcccatctgtaaaactcAGAAATTCGGTTGGAAAGTCTTTATTCAGTTAGCCAGTGAGTATGTATAGAGCGCCTTGTGTGTGCTAGTTACTAACTAGTCGGAACCTTCACTGAGCCCCCAGTCCGGAGAGAAGCCAGACAATTAAAACAGTAAAGACAGTGATGTGTGTGGCCTCTGTTTACCCAAGGTCTCATCCCATTCCCCTTTTCTAATCTCACTTCCTAAGGCTGTGAGCTCTAAGCCCTCCCTAAGTGGAGAAAAGCCACCCTTCCCTTGCTCTGTGCATCAAGCCTAGGGGAGTTGGGCAGGTGCCTACACAGATGCCCAGATGGTTCATAAGTGGAAAGGGCAGTGTAGCAGGCGTCAGGCTCTTGTCCTATTAGGGGCCTTGTTCTGGGGTCTCCAGGGTGCAGCTTGGGTTACTGGGGGACTGGCGGTGGGTGTGGGGAGGCACAGGGCTGCCTAGGTCCCAGGGACTCAGGCACGCACGCACCCAAAGTTCCTGGGCAAACAGCCAGAATCGTAGAgagagcccaggcccaggccaaCCCTCCAGAGTTTATTCACTTCCAGCGGTACTGGGCTGGACGAAGCCTCGGTGGCATCCCATCCAGCTCCGGCAGGATCCCGGGTCCTATCCAGCTTGGGCAGGGAACAGCCGGTCCGCACTCTGGTCTTCAGGAATCTAGAGATGATGGGGGCGGTGGACAGTGAAGTGGAGCCCACCCTCCGCTTCCCAGGCCATGCTCTCCCGCCAAACGCGCATGGGATTTGGGCAGGCTCACACCTTCGGACTCGTCCCCCTCTTCAAAGTCAGGCTCGGGCTCCGGTTCTGGTTCTGGCTCCGGTTCTGGTTCTGCCTCCGGCTCTGGTTCCGGATCCATTTCGGGCTCCGGCTCTGGCTCAGCCCCTTCAGAGGCCTCAGCTTccagctctggctctggctcctcTGGGGTCCCGGACTGCACCGCCTCGGAGCCCTCAGGGCCCCCGGCCTCGTCGGTGTCTGAAGCTCTGGGCAGCCCGGGGCATGCGGTCCCCGAGCCAGGTGCCTCGGGCGCCCAATGGCCTGGGCACGGAGGGTCATAGCTACGGTCCCGGTAGCCTGGGGAGGAAGTGGGAGTGACTCAGGCTCAATTTACCCACCTGCGGTTTCCTCCGCACACACCCGCCTTGCTCCAGGGGAGACGACCGCACCTCCCTCCGCTCAGCCTTCGCTCCGCCCCGGGCACGCCCCGCTCCCACCTaggccccgcccgcccgcgctcACCCGGGCCCACGTGCTGCCAGTCCCAGGCGGGGTCCGGCGCGTGCACGGTGTGCTGAGCACAGCGCAGCAGCTCCTGGCAAGCGGCCTCGCCCTTGCCCtgcaccagcagcagcaggcgGCGCACCCTGCGCTCGGCATCAGGCAGTGCATCCAACGCCTCGTACTCGGGC
This sequence is a window from Microcebus murinus isolate Inina chromosome 20, M.murinus_Inina_mat1.0, whole genome shotgun sequence. Protein-coding genes within it:
- the NOL3 gene encoding nucleolar protein 3 codes for the protein MGNAQERPSETIDRERKRLVETLQADSGLLLDALLARGVLTGPEYEALDALPDAERRVRRLLLLVQGKGEAACQELLRCAQHTVHAPDPAWDWQHVGPGYRDRSYDPPCPGHWAPEAPGSGTACPGLPRASDTDEAGGPEGSEAVQSGTPEEPEPELEAEASEGAEPEPEPEMDPEPEPEAEPEPEPEPEPEPEPDFEEGDESEDS
- the MATCAP1 gene encoding microtubule-associated tyrosine carboxypeptidase 1 isoform X2: MQKEGCAGEVVVQLSEDLLSQAVMMVENSRPTLAINLTGARQYWLEGMLRHEIGTHYLRGVNNAQQPWHNAEGRLRYGLRPANPTEEGLASLHSVLFRKQPFLWRAALLYYTIHRAARMSFRQLFQDLARYVQDADVRWEYCVRAKRGQTDTSKPGCFSKDQVYLDGIVHILRHRQTIDFPLLTSLGKVSYEDVDHLRPHGVLDNTRVPHFMHDLTRYRQQLEHIMATNRLDEAELGRLLPD